A portion of the Pedobacter cryoconitis genome contains these proteins:
- a CDS encoding DNA recombination protein RmuC produces the protein MNILIIVLLIVVIIFLFFILLKKPDAVNNQTDLLGLKEAEHEKILGYYKEEKQRLEDELIDLRTGFMDERSRAVKAEEMLKAQVDKQTEQEKYIAELQQKFKMEFEHIANQILEEKTSKFTANNKANMDLILSPLKENIKAFEEKVDRVYKAESDERNILKGVISQLMDQSKQIQEDANNLTKALKGDNKKQGNWGEVILERVLERSGLVKDQEYRIQSSFSTATGNRVQPDVIIDLPEDKHIVVDSKVSLIAYEKYVTAETEEEREIFVKQHLLSLKNHIQDLSGKNYQALYQINSPDFVLLFIPIESSFGIAVQKDAELFNYAWERKVVIVSPSTLLATLRTISSIWKQERQNRNVLEIARLSGSMYDKFVGFVTDMESIGRNIRQSQDAYDKAMGKLTTGSGNLANTADKIKKLGAKTTKQIDRKFLDPALIADENPII, from the coding sequence ATGAATATTCTTATTATAGTATTGCTTATCGTCGTTATCATCTTCCTTTTTTTCATTTTATTAAAAAAACCAGATGCAGTTAATAACCAGACAGACTTATTGGGTTTAAAGGAAGCCGAGCATGAAAAGATTCTAGGCTATTACAAAGAAGAAAAGCAACGCCTGGAAGACGAACTTATTGATTTGCGTACAGGATTTATGGATGAAAGAAGCCGTGCTGTAAAAGCAGAAGAAATGCTTAAAGCGCAGGTAGACAAACAAACTGAACAGGAAAAGTATATAGCAGAATTGCAGCAAAAATTCAAAATGGAATTTGAGCATATCGCTAATCAGATACTGGAGGAGAAAACTTCAAAATTCACGGCAAATAACAAAGCCAATATGGACCTCATTTTAAGCCCGCTGAAGGAAAATATTAAAGCATTCGAGGAAAAGGTCGACCGGGTATACAAAGCGGAGTCAGACGAACGCAATATACTCAAAGGCGTTATTTCACAACTGATGGATCAGAGCAAACAAATACAAGAAGATGCAAATAACCTGACCAAAGCACTAAAAGGAGATAATAAAAAACAAGGTAACTGGGGAGAAGTGATTCTGGAGCGTGTATTAGAACGTTCAGGACTTGTTAAAGACCAGGAATACCGGATACAATCGAGTTTTAGCACCGCAACAGGCAATAGGGTACAACCTGATGTAATCATTGATCTGCCAGAAGATAAACACATTGTTGTCGATTCTAAAGTTTCACTGATTGCTTATGAAAAATATGTCACGGCCGAAACCGAAGAAGAAAGAGAAATATTTGTCAAACAGCACTTACTTTCTTTGAAAAACCATATCCAGGACCTTTCAGGTAAAAATTATCAGGCACTTTACCAAATCAACTCCCCTGATTTCGTATTGCTGTTTATCCCTATAGAATCCTCATTCGGTATTGCAGTTCAAAAAGACGCTGAACTTTTCAATTATGCCTGGGAAAGAAAAGTAGTGATTGTAAGCCCATCTACCTTACTGGCTACGCTCCGGACTATTTCAAGCATTTGGAAACAAGAAAGACAGAACCGCAATGTACTGGAAATAGCACGTCTGAGCGGCAGCATGTACGATAAATTTGTTGGTTTTGTAACTGATATGGAGAGTATCGGCAGAAATATCAGGCAGAGCCAGGATGCATACGATAAAGCCATGGGCAAACTAACTACCGGATCAGGGAACCTGGCTAATACAGCTGATAAAATAAAAAAGCTGGGTGCAAAAACTACCAAACAAATTGATCGTAAATTTTTGGACCCAGCTTTAATAGCGGATGAAAATCCTATAATTTAA
- the thiL gene encoding thiamine-phosphate kinase, translated as MFENKGRTELGELGEFGLIEHLTNNFKIRHETSVKGIGDDAAVLHSGDKEILISTDLLLEGIHFDLAYVPLMHLGYKAVQVNLSDIYAMNGVAAQITVSIGVSSKFPLEAVEEIYKGIELACNKFNIDLIGGDTSSSKQGLVLSVTSIGYAAKEDICYRNGANEGDLICVSGDLGGAYVGLQILEREKQIFLENPNIQPDLEGKDYIIERQLKPEGRRDIVDLLAQMKIVPTAMIDISDGLASDIMHICKQSEKGCTLYEDKFPIDPMTYETARELGLDPTVCALNGGEDYELLFTIKQEDYTKLKHDVDITVIGHITDKASGCKMISKSSVVHELKAQGWNAFKL; from the coding sequence ATGTTTGAGAATAAAGGACGTACAGAATTAGGTGAATTGGGCGAGTTTGGCCTGATTGAACACCTGACAAATAATTTTAAAATAAGACATGAAACTAGTGTCAAAGGGATTGGTGATGATGCTGCAGTATTGCATTCTGGCGATAAAGAAATTTTAATTTCTACAGATTTATTGTTGGAAGGAATCCATTTTGATCTGGCTTATGTACCGCTGATGCACTTGGGATATAAGGCTGTTCAGGTGAATTTAAGCGATATTTACGCAATGAATGGAGTAGCAGCCCAGATTACTGTTTCTATCGGGGTTTCGAGTAAGTTTCCATTAGAAGCTGTAGAAGAAATTTATAAAGGGATAGAGCTGGCCTGTAATAAGTTCAACATTGATTTAATTGGTGGGGATACCTCTTCGAGCAAGCAGGGACTAGTACTGAGTGTAACGAGTATTGGTTATGCTGCCAAAGAAGATATTTGCTACAGAAATGGTGCTAATGAAGGTGATTTAATTTGTGTTTCCGGTGATTTAGGCGGGGCTTATGTAGGGCTTCAGATTCTAGAAAGAGAAAAACAGATTTTCCTGGAAAACCCTAATATTCAGCCTGATCTGGAAGGAAAAGATTATATTATTGAAAGACAATTGAAACCTGAAGGCAGAAGAGATATTGTGGACCTGCTGGCCCAGATGAAAATCGTGCCTACTGCAATGATCGATATTTCTGATGGTTTGGCTTCTGATATTATGCATATCTGCAAGCAATCTGAAAAAGGATGTACTTTGTATGAAGATAAATTTCCAATTGACCCGATGACTTATGAAACTGCAAGGGAGCTGGGGCTTGATCCAACTGTTTGTGCATTAAATGGCGGAGAAGATTATGAATTGTTATTCACAATCAAACAGGAAGACTATACAAAATTAAAGCATGATGTGGATATTACTGTAATTGGTCACATTACTGATAAAGCTTCAGGCTGTAAAATGATTTCTAAATCAAGTGTTGTTCACGAATTGAAAGCACAGGGCTGGAACGCCTTTAAATTATAG
- the nadA gene encoding quinolinate synthase NadA: MDTLEELNRRGFVEESIDPTLDLFAEIEKLKKEKNAIILAHYYQEPDIQDVADYIGDSLGLSQEAARTEADVIVFAGVHFMAETAKILSPEKKVLLPDLKAGCSLADSCPPHLFKKFKEKYPDHLVITYVNCTAELKAMSDIVCTSTNAVQIVESLPKEQKIIFGPDKNLGAWVAKKTGRDLVLWNGACMVHEIFSREKITKLKERHPHAKFIAHPECEEAVLQMADYIGSTTGLLNYSIKSEAKEFIIATESGIIHQMEKANPTKTFIPAPPNNNCACNDCPYMKRNTLEKLYLCLKNGSPEVTVPEHIIREARKPIERMLEISASLGL, translated from the coding sequence ATGGATACCTTAGAAGAATTGAACAGAAGAGGATTTGTAGAAGAAAGTATCGACCCAACACTTGATCTTTTTGCGGAAATTGAAAAATTAAAAAAAGAGAAAAATGCGATAATCCTGGCACATTACTATCAAGAACCTGATATACAGGATGTTGCGGACTATATTGGAGACAGTTTGGGGCTTTCTCAGGAAGCTGCCAGAACAGAGGCGGATGTGATTGTTTTTGCAGGAGTGCATTTTATGGCAGAAACAGCTAAAATCCTCTCTCCTGAAAAAAAGGTTTTATTACCTGATTTAAAGGCAGGTTGCTCATTAGCAGATAGTTGTCCACCACATTTGTTTAAAAAGTTTAAAGAAAAATACCCGGATCACCTGGTCATTACCTACGTGAATTGTACGGCAGAGCTAAAAGCGATGAGTGATATTGTTTGTACCTCAACCAATGCGGTCCAAATTGTAGAAAGTCTGCCAAAAGAGCAGAAGATTATTTTTGGACCTGATAAAAATCTGGGAGCCTGGGTAGCGAAAAAAACTGGCAGGGACCTGGTGCTGTGGAATGGTGCGTGTATGGTCCACGAAATATTTTCAAGAGAGAAAATAACGAAGCTAAAAGAGCGTCATCCGCATGCAAAATTTATTGCACATCCGGAATGTGAGGAAGCTGTATTACAGATGGCAGATTATATCGGATCTACAACAGGTTTGTTAAATTATTCCATCAAAAGTGAGGCGAAAGAATTTATTATAGCGACAGAAAGTGGTATAATTCACCAGATGGAAAAGGCTAATCCAACAAAAACTTTTATTCCGGCGCCGCCGAATAATAATTGTGCTTGCAATGATTGTCCCTATATGAAGAGAAATACTTTAGAAAAACTGTATTTGTGTTTAAAAAATGGATCACCAGAAGTGACTGTACCTGAGCATATTATCAGAGAAGCAAGAAAACCAATTGAAAGAATGCTGGAGATTTCGGCAAGTCTTGGCTTATAG
- the nadB gene encoding L-aspartate oxidase has translation MKNTDFLVIGSGIAGLSFALKAAKHGKVLIITKSNEDESNTKYAQGGVAVVVDKDDSFEKHIHDTLIAGDGLCDPAIVEIVVKEGPQRIQEIIDYGIKFDKDPAGVYDLAKEGGHSEHRVLHYKDVTGYEIESVLLKQIHENPNIEILTHYFCLELITQHHLGLFVDKSTKVINCFGVYAFNTELNDVEKILAKVTVLASGGAGHVYSSTTNPVIATGDGMAMVYRAKGKLRNMEFIQFHPTALYNPGEYPSFLISEAVRGFGGVLRRKNGDEFMYEYDERGSLAPRDIVARAIDSEMKKSGEDFVYLDIRNRSKTDILTHFPNIYAKCLSIGIDMTKDLIPVTPAAHYMCGGILVDEFGRSSIHNLYACGECSSTGLHGANRLASNSLLEAPVFAHRIYLDAIEKFKDSVIPENIPEWDDHGVIQSDEDILVTHNLRETQKLMSDYVGIVRSDFRLDRAMRRLFLLHEETEEFYKANKVSVKLCELRNVIQVAFTVIKSAMARKESRGLHYTTDYPGHAEELIDTIF, from the coding sequence ATGAAGAATACAGACTTTTTAGTAATAGGATCGGGGATTGCGGGCTTGAGCTTCGCTTTAAAGGCCGCTAAGCATGGTAAAGTTTTAATTATTACAAAATCAAATGAAGATGAATCCAATACAAAATACGCCCAGGGTGGGGTAGCTGTAGTTGTGGATAAAGATGATTCTTTTGAAAAGCATATTCATGATACTTTAATTGCCGGCGATGGGCTTTGCGATCCGGCAATTGTGGAAATCGTGGTGAAAGAAGGGCCTCAGCGTATCCAGGAGATCATAGATTACGGAATTAAATTTGACAAGGACCCTGCAGGCGTTTATGATCTTGCGAAGGAAGGAGGGCACTCTGAGCACCGGGTTTTACACTATAAAGACGTTACGGGCTATGAAATTGAGAGTGTTTTATTGAAGCAAATTCACGAGAATCCAAACATAGAGATATTAACACATTACTTCTGTTTGGAGTTAATTACCCAACATCACCTCGGATTGTTTGTTGACAAGAGTACCAAAGTTATTAACTGTTTTGGTGTATATGCCTTTAACACAGAGCTTAACGATGTGGAAAAGATACTAGCAAAGGTAACTGTGCTAGCTTCCGGTGGCGCTGGTCATGTGTATTCCAGCACTACAAATCCAGTAATTGCAACAGGAGATGGGATGGCAATGGTTTACCGTGCAAAAGGAAAATTGAGGAATATGGAGTTCATTCAGTTTCATCCTACTGCTTTATATAACCCTGGTGAGTATCCATCCTTCTTAATATCGGAAGCCGTAAGGGGCTTTGGAGGCGTTCTGAGGCGTAAGAATGGGGATGAATTTATGTACGAATATGACGAAAGAGGGTCATTGGCACCACGTGATATTGTGGCCAGGGCAATAGATTCTGAGATGAAAAAATCGGGTGAAGATTTCGTTTATCTGGACATTAGAAACCGTTCAAAGACTGACATATTGACACACTTTCCAAACATTTATGCGAAGTGTTTATCTATAGGTATAGACATGACTAAAGATTTAATTCCGGTTACTCCAGCTGCTCATTACATGTGTGGTGGAATTTTAGTAGATGAATTTGGAAGATCTTCTATTCATAATTTATATGCTTGCGGAGAATGTTCTTCAACTGGTCTGCATGGTGCAAACCGGTTAGCTTCAAATTCTTTATTGGAAGCCCCCGTTTTTGCACACCGGATTTATCTGGATGCGATAGAAAAATTTAAAGACAGCGTTATTCCTGAAAATATTCCGGAATGGGACGATCATGGAGTTATTCAATCTGATGAAGATATCCTGGTTACACACAACTTGCGCGAAACTCAAAAATTAATGAGCGATTATGTAGGAATTGTACGTTCAGATTTTAGATTGGACAGAGCGATGAGACGTCTATTTTTATTACACGAAGAAACTGAGGAATTTTATAAAGCGAATAAAGTCTCTGTCAAATTATGTGAATTAAGAAACGTTATACAAGTTGCCTTTACCGTGATCAAATCTGCGATGGCAAGAAAAGAAAGCAGGGGTTTACATTATACAACAGATTACCCTGGACATGCAGAAGAATTAATTGATACTATTTTTTAA
- a CDS encoding gamma carbonic anhydrase family protein encodes MPVILPVLDKHPKWGENCFIAPNATIVGDVTMGTNCSVWFNAVIRGDVNTITIGNDSNIQDGAVIHATYLKAATTIGNRVSVGHNAIVHGCILKDHVLVGMGAIVMDNAVVEEYCIIGAGSVVLENTICESGFLYAGTPAKKIKPITEEQRALLNKLPDNYIMYSDWFR; translated from the coding sequence ATGCCCGTTATTTTACCGGTTTTAGATAAACACCCGAAATGGGGAGAAAATTGTTTTATTGCACCAAACGCAACTATAGTAGGGGATGTAACTATGGGAACGAATTGTTCCGTATGGTTTAATGCAGTAATCAGAGGAGATGTAAACACAATTACTATCGGAAATGATAGTAATATTCAGGATGGTGCGGTTATTCATGCGACGTATCTTAAGGCTGCTACTACCATTGGTAACAGGGTCTCAGTAGGGCATAATGCGATTGTACATGGTTGTATCCTTAAAGACCATGTACTTGTTGGTATGGGGGCTATTGTCATGGACAATGCAGTGGTAGAAGAATATTGTATTATTGGTGCCGGATCAGTTGTCCTGGAAAATACAATTTGTGAATCTGGTTTTCTCTATGCAGGAACACCTGCAAAAAAAATAAAGCCCATTACTGAAGAGCAACGGGCTTTATTAAATAAATTACCAGATAACTATATTATGTATTCAGATTGGTTCAGATAA
- a CDS encoding Ig-like domain-containing protein, with translation MAKNSLLKIARSLFYTFSGISLIYGCASIGPGPQGGPKDKTPPKVLSMTPKNLTRNFKAKKIVIQFDEYFKLTDQYKQFSISPDVEVMPTLKIKDKSLEITFTDSLEKNTTYTLNFGKAVGDVNEGNVTKNLTYVFSTGASLDSLSISGNIKESQTGKPLIEGVAFVLPLSRDSIFGKKKASIYTLTDSSGNYKINNLRADTYKVYALKEQSSDKIYQQSSDEIGFVKEPLVLKKDTQNVNMMVFKEDAILFRINDRRLNADGSISMNFNQKLKKPEIVVTEPKNLDATKLVKFNKNGDSVKIWLADLSFDSTKISVTNAGKLLQTVTFNRGKKDTYKRSLVATDNIETNLINPNKPFTLTFGMPVEAVDPSKIVLMEDSVVKTNFTVVKDSANFLAYHIRYPWQANNIYEIKFGDGAFTGLFATKSKEFLKKFQLAKKDDYGTLQVKIIVPEPNKQYLLEITNEAKAVVNNLVVSLDTTVKFANYRAGRYFIRIIYDTNKNGIWDTGNVKLGLQPETIYNEPKELSIRANWDRNETITLPKEK, from the coding sequence ATGGCCAAAAACAGCTTATTAAAGATTGCAAGGAGTTTATTTTATACATTTTCAGGAATATCCCTGATTTATGGCTGCGCGAGCATTGGACCTGGCCCTCAGGGAGGCCCAAAAGATAAAACACCACCAAAAGTACTTTCTATGACCCCAAAAAATTTAACCAGGAATTTTAAGGCTAAGAAAATTGTTATCCAGTTTGATGAATATTTCAAATTGACTGATCAGTATAAGCAATTCTCCATTTCTCCGGATGTAGAGGTGATGCCCACTTTAAAAATCAAGGACAAATCACTGGAGATTACTTTTACAGATTCTCTGGAAAAGAATACAACTTATACGCTTAATTTTGGTAAAGCAGTTGGCGACGTGAATGAAGGAAATGTAACTAAAAACCTGACTTATGTTTTTTCAACTGGTGCATCCCTGGACTCTTTAAGTATTTCTGGTAACATTAAAGAATCACAAACAGGCAAGCCATTAATTGAGGGCGTTGCTTTTGTACTGCCCCTATCCAGGGATAGTATTTTTGGAAAAAAGAAAGCTTCTATTTATACTTTAACGGACAGCAGTGGAAATTACAAAATTAATAATTTAAGAGCAGATACTTATAAAGTTTATGCACTGAAAGAACAAAGCAGCGATAAGATCTATCAGCAAAGTTCTGATGAAATTGGTTTTGTTAAAGAGCCTTTGGTCCTGAAAAAAGATACCCAAAATGTAAATATGATGGTGTTTAAAGAAGATGCCATACTTTTCAGGATCAATGACAGAAGACTTAATGCGGATGGAAGTATTTCAATGAACTTCAATCAGAAACTAAAAAAACCAGAAATCGTGGTGACAGAACCTAAAAATCTGGACGCTACCAAATTGGTTAAATTCAACAAAAATGGTGATTCAGTAAAGATTTGGTTAGCTGATTTAAGCTTTGATTCTACCAAAATAAGTGTCACTAATGCAGGAAAATTACTGCAAACAGTTACTTTCAACAGGGGAAAAAAAGATACTTATAAAAGAAGTTTGGTCGCGACTGATAATATTGAAACCAATTTAATCAATCCGAATAAACCATTTACTTTGACATTTGGAATGCCTGTTGAAGCTGTAGATCCATCAAAAATAGTCCTGATGGAAGATTCTGTGGTGAAAACAAATTTCACAGTGGTTAAGGATAGTGCAAACTTCCTGGCTTACCATATACGCTATCCCTGGCAAGCAAATAATATTTATGAAATCAAATTTGGTGATGGTGCTTTTACCGGGCTGTTTGCAACTAAAAGCAAAGAGTTTTTAAAGAAATTCCAGTTAGCTAAGAAAGACGATTACGGAACTTTACAGGTAAAAATAATTGTTCCTGAACCTAATAAACAGTATCTGCTGGAAATTACCAATGAAGCTAAAGCAGTAGTAAATAATTTGGTGGTATCTCTGGATACCACCGTAAAATTTGCAAATTACAGGGCCGGAAGATACTTTATCAGAATTATCTATGATACCAATAAAAATGGCATCTGGGACACTGGTAATGTTAAACTGGGCTTACAGCCAGAAACCATTTATAACGAGCCTAAAGAGCTCTCTATACGGGCTAACTGGGATAGAAATGAGACGATTACACTACCTAAAGAAAAATAG
- the mnmG gene encoding tRNA uridine-5-carboxymethylaminomethyl(34) synthesis enzyme MnmG: MFKEYDVIVVGAGHAGCEAAAAAANMGSSVLLVTMNMETIAQMSCNPAMGGVAKGQIVREIDAMGGYSGIISDKTTLQFRMLNLSKGPAMWSPRAQNDRKRFAEEWRLALERTPNVDFWQDMVSSLIIENNKVTGVKTSIGVEIKAKSVILTNGTFLNGLIHIGEKKFGGGRTGEKAATGITEQLTSIGFEAGRMKTGTPPRVDGRSLNYSLMEEQWGDENPGRFSYTNVERPTAKRCCWITYTNSNVHETLKEGFEKSPMFTGRIKGLGPRYCPSIEDKINRFAERDRHQIFVEPEGWNTCEIYVNGFSTSLPEDVQYRALIQIPGFENAKMFRPGYAIEYDYFPPTQLSLTLETKLIENLYFAGQINGTTGYEEAASQGFIAGINAHLKINEKAPLIMKRSESYIGVLIDDLVTKGTEEPYRMFTSRAEHRLLLRQDNADIRLSPIGHALGLISDERLATVNQKISNSDNIVAFTRKQGIEMTEANDMLETLGSTPLAQNVKIVSVLGRPQVGINDLRKVSKSLDEYLAPFDQETIEQAEIKVKYESYFLKEQEIVNKMQKMEDKDINPDFDYSSLGSLSKEAREKLLKIKPRTLGQASRISGVSPSDISVLMVHISK, translated from the coding sequence ATGTTCAAAGAATATGATGTGATTGTTGTAGGTGCCGGACACGCAGGTTGTGAAGCAGCAGCGGCAGCAGCAAACATGGGATCTTCCGTTTTATTAGTCACCATGAACATGGAGACAATTGCGCAAATGAGCTGCAACCCTGCCATGGGCGGTGTAGCGAAAGGACAAATTGTAAGAGAAATTGATGCCATGGGTGGATACTCGGGTATCATCAGTGACAAGACGACGCTGCAATTTAGAATGCTCAATTTATCGAAGGGCCCTGCAATGTGGAGTCCGCGTGCACAGAACGACAGGAAAAGATTTGCCGAAGAGTGGAGACTTGCTTTAGAACGTACACCAAATGTAGATTTCTGGCAAGATATGGTCAGCAGTCTGATCATTGAAAATAACAAAGTAACCGGAGTTAAAACTTCTATTGGTGTAGAGATCAAAGCTAAAAGTGTTATATTAACAAATGGTACTTTTCTGAATGGTTTGATCCATATTGGGGAAAAGAAATTTGGTGGCGGCCGTACTGGTGAAAAAGCAGCTACTGGAATTACAGAACAATTAACTTCAATTGGCTTCGAAGCCGGAAGAATGAAAACGGGTACTCCCCCACGCGTGGATGGAAGATCTCTGAATTATTCATTAATGGAAGAACAATGGGGTGATGAAAATCCAGGAAGATTCTCTTATACGAATGTAGAAAGACCAACAGCTAAAAGATGTTGCTGGATTACTTATACCAATAGTAATGTTCATGAAACATTAAAAGAAGGGTTTGAAAAATCCCCGATGTTTACGGGCAGAATTAAAGGTTTAGGTCCAAGATACTGTCCTTCCATTGAAGATAAAATTAACAGGTTTGCCGAAAGGGACAGACATCAGATTTTTGTAGAACCTGAAGGATGGAATACTTGTGAAATTTATGTAAATGGTTTTTCAACTTCACTACCTGAAGATGTTCAATACAGAGCTTTGATCCAGATCCCAGGATTTGAAAATGCAAAGATGTTCAGACCAGGTTACGCTATTGAATATGATTACTTTCCACCTACCCAGTTATCTTTAACTTTAGAAACTAAGTTAATTGAGAATCTATATTTTGCAGGACAAATCAATGGAACTACAGGCTATGAAGAAGCAGCGAGTCAAGGTTTCATTGCCGGAATTAATGCGCACTTAAAAATTAATGAGAAAGCGCCATTAATTATGAAACGTTCCGAATCTTATATAGGTGTATTAATTGATGACCTGGTGACTAAAGGAACTGAGGAACCCTACCGTATGTTTACTTCCAGAGCAGAGCACAGATTGTTATTGCGTCAGGATAATGCAGATATCAGGCTCTCCCCTATTGGCCATGCCTTAGGATTAATTAGTGACGAGCGCCTGGCCACTGTCAATCAGAAAATTTCGAACTCAGATAATATCGTTGCCTTCACCCGCAAACAAGGAATCGAGATGACTGAAGCGAACGACATGCTGGAAACTTTAGGTTCAACACCTTTAGCACAGAATGTTAAAATTGTCAGCGTCCTTGGCAGGCCTCAGGTTGGAATTAATGACCTTAGAAAGGTGAGTAAAAGTCTGGATGAATACTTGGCTCCATTTGATCAGGAAACTATTGAACAAGCTGAAATCAAAGTGAAATATGAAAGTTACTTTCTGAAAGAACAAGAGATCGTCAACAAAATGCAAAAGATGGAAGACAAAGATATCAATCCGGATTTTGATTATTCTTCATTAGGATCCTTATCAAAAGAAGCAAGAGAGAAATTATTGAAGATAAAACCACGTACTTTAGGCCAAGCATCAAGAATTTCAGGGGTTTCTCCTTCAGACATTTCAGTTTTGATGGTACACATTAGTAAATAA
- a CDS encoding ABC-F family ATP-binding cassette domain-containing protein gives MSTLIAAENLGHAYNDEWLFKNLTLGIQTGQRVALVGINGAGKSTLLKLLAERFTPLEGKIVKNKFVKIGFLDQEPSFPDGYSISDFIFSTDNKQQQLIKEYEELIEDPNPDEKKLNRLYEELSEHNAWEYEHEIKTILSRMGINHLQQKISTLSGGQKKRLALAKLLIEDPEIYVLDEPTNHLDIDTIEWLEKLLTSGNKTILLVTHDRYFLDNVCNTIVELDRGKIYNYNGNYAYFLEKKSEREASDDSTFQKNKNLLKKELEWMRRMPAARTTKSQSRIDAFYDLESKTKQRSDTGSVTLSMKMSRQGNKILELDHIGQSFDEKKIINDFSYTFKRADRIGLAGKNGTGKSTLLNIITGFQIPEKGKVSTGETTVYGYYKQGGLAFNEKERVIDIVKSDAEYIKMADGSMISASQLLTLFLFPPKKQHGMVEKLSGGEKKRLHLMKVLMQNPNFLILDEPTNDLDIDTLNVLEEFLENFPGVLILVSHDRYLLDKMSEQLFIMEGEGIVSIYNGNYSEYRISLDTPKEKAETKSNKNEQKTTVIPANKLTYKEQKELDDSEAKIAEIENEIDKLTNSMLAIDSANYMEIQEVTKAIEKLNTSLEQTMERWVELSEKINKTT, from the coding sequence TTGAGCACATTAATTGCAGCAGAAAATTTAGGCCATGCCTATAATGATGAATGGTTATTCAAAAATTTAACCTTAGGCATCCAGACTGGTCAGCGCGTAGCGCTGGTTGGTATCAACGGAGCTGGTAAAAGCACCCTATTAAAATTATTGGCCGAGCGGTTTACTCCGCTGGAAGGGAAAATAGTAAAAAATAAATTCGTTAAGATTGGTTTCCTCGATCAGGAGCCCTCCTTTCCTGATGGATATTCTATCAGTGATTTTATTTTTTCTACAGACAATAAGCAGCAACAGTTAATCAAAGAATATGAAGAACTGATTGAAGACCCAAATCCAGATGAAAAAAAACTTAATCGTTTATACGAGGAATTAAGTGAACATAATGCCTGGGAATATGAGCATGAAATTAAAACGATTTTAAGCCGTATGGGAATTAATCACCTGCAGCAAAAAATTTCAACGCTTTCTGGTGGTCAGAAAAAACGTCTGGCTTTAGCCAAACTTTTGATTGAGGACCCTGAGATTTATGTATTGGATGAGCCAACAAATCATCTTGACATTGATACGATTGAATGGTTAGAGAAATTATTGACTTCAGGAAATAAAACAATATTACTGGTTACGCATGACAGGTATTTCCTGGACAATGTATGTAATACAATTGTGGAACTGGACAGAGGTAAGATTTACAATTACAATGGGAACTATGCCTATTTCCTGGAAAAGAAATCGGAACGTGAAGCTTCTGATGACAGTACTTTCCAAAAGAATAAAAATCTCCTGAAGAAAGAATTGGAATGGATGCGCAGAATGCCTGCGGCAAGAACAACTAAATCTCAATCAAGAATTGATGCCTTTTATGATTTAGAAAGTAAAACCAAACAACGTTCTGATACTGGAAGCGTAACCTTAAGCATGAAGATGTCACGCCAGGGAAACAAGATTCTGGAGCTGGATCATATCGGTCAGTCTTTTGATGAGAAAAAAATAATCAATGATTTCAGTTATACTTTCAAACGTGCAGACCGTATTGGTTTGGCAGGAAAAAATGGAACTGGAAAATCTACTTTATTAAATATTATTACTGGCTTCCAGATTCCTGAAAAAGGTAAGGTAAGCACCGGAGAAACTACTGTTTATGGGTATTATAAACAAGGTGGTTTAGCCTTCAATGAAAAAGAACGAGTTATTGATATTGTAAAATCAGATGCTGAATATATTAAGATGGCTGATGGTTCCATGATCTCAGCTTCTCAATTATTAACCTTATTCCTCTTCCCTCCTAAAAAGCAACATGGGATGGTAGAAAAATTAAGTGGAGGAGAGAAAAAGCGTTTACACCTGATGAAGGTTTTAATGCAAAACCCAAATTTCCTGATCCTGGATGAGCCAACCAATGATTTAGATATTGATACGTTAAATGTATTGGAAGAGTTCCTGGAAAACTTCCCTGGTGTATTAATTTTGGTTTCTCACGATAGGTATTTATTAGACAAAATGAGTGAGCAATTATTCATTATGGAAGGTGAAGGAATCGTTAGTATTTACAATGGTAATTATTCTGAGTACAGAATTAGCCTGGATACGCCTAAAGAAAAAGCAGAAACAAAGTCGAATAAGAACGAACAAAAAACTACTGTTATCCCTGCCAATAAATTGACTTATAAAGAGCAGAAAGAGCTAGACGATTCAGAAGCTAAAATTGCAGAGATTGAAAATGAAATTGATAAACTAACTAATTCTATGCTCGCAATCGATAGTGCTAATTATATGGAGATACAAGAAGTGACGAAAGCTATCGAAAAGCTGAATACTTCTTTAGAGCAGACTATGGAACGTTGGGTAGAGTTATCAGAAAAGATAAACAAAACGACTTAA